A genomic segment from Bos taurus isolate L1 Dominette 01449 registration number 42190680 breed Hereford chromosome 1, ARS-UCD2.0, whole genome shotgun sequence encodes:
- the OR5AC26 gene encoding olfactory receptor family 5 subfamily AC member 26, with protein MDMMEANKTLVMEFVLTGLTDLPGLQVPLFLVFLVIYLTTMVGNLGLIFLIWKDPHLHTPMYSFLGSLAFADACSSSSVTPKMLINFLSVNHTISLVECISQFYIFASSANTECFLLVVMAYDRYVAICNPLLYPMVMYNIFCTQLIGVSYIIGFLHPMMHVGLLFRLTFCKSNVIHYFYCEILQLFKMSCTDPRVNMLLIFVFSVFIQSFTFMSIIISYTHVLLAVLKKKSAKGRNKAFSTCSAHLLSVSLFYGTLFFMYVRPGSRSAEKQDKLYSLFYTIIIPLLNPFIYSLRNKEVIGALKRIINK; from the coding sequence ATGGATATGATGGAGGCAAACAAGACTCTGGTGATGGAGTTTGTTCTCACAGGACTCACAGATCTCCCAGGGCTGCAGGTCCCCCTGTTCCTGGTGTTCCTGGTCATCTATCTCACCACCATGGTGGGCAACCTTGGACtgatttttctcatctggaaggACCCCCATCTTCACACCCCCATGTATTCATTCCTGGGAAGTTTAGCCTTTGCAGATGCTTGTTCTTCCTCTTCTGTGACTCCCAAGATGCTAATTAATTTCTTATCTGTGAATCACACGATATCCCTAGTTGAGTGCATCTcccaattttatatttttgcttccaGTGCAAACACAGAATGTTTTCTCCTGGtggtgatggcctatgaccgctatgtagCCATATGCAATCCCTTGCTTTACCCAATGGTGATGTATAATATCTTCTGCACCCAATTAATAGGTGTTTCGTATATTATTGGGTTTCTTCATCCCATGATGCATGTGGGTTTGTTATTCAGATTAACTTTCTGCAAATCCAATGTAATACATTATTTCTACTGTGAAATTTTACAACTATTTAAGATGTCGTGTACTGACCCTAGAGTTAATATGCTCCTGATCTTTGTATTTTCAGTCTTTATACAGTCTTTCACTTTTATGAGTATCATTATCTCTTACACCCATGTTCTCCTTGCCGTCCTGAAAAAGAAGTCTGCAAAGGGCAGGaacaaagccttctccacctgcagTGCCCACTTGCTGTCTGTTTCCTTGTTCTATGGCACTCTTTTCTTCATGTATGTGCGTCCTGGGTCTCGATCAGCTGAAAAGCAAGATAAACTATATTCTTTATTCTATACAATCATAATTCCTCTGCTAAATCCTTTTATTTACAGTCTGAGGAACAAAGAGGTTATAGGTGCTTTGaagagaataataaataaataa